The following proteins are co-located in the Massilia litorea genome:
- a CDS encoding hybrid sensor histidine kinase/response regulator has protein sequence MPMEPTFDPASRYPLDFSALFDAAPSPYLVLSHDLHIVSVNQAYLNATSTRREDIVGRGMFEVFPDNPDDASASGVANLHASLQRALSTGRPDTMAIQKYDIRIPTADGIRFEERFWSPVNTPVLNAEGTVTHIIHRVEDVTEFVRTKDHTARMASTIDDQAIEIEIANRRLREANETLEQRVAARTEAQRQTEEKLRASELRFRLMADSIPQIVWIIDDSGRGVYFNKQWSAYTGVDLDPTSPYEVSEKFVHPDDHAATMQAWEAARKSGGHFSVEHRIRSAAGCYRWFLVRAESWRDPQSGQILMWFGTSTDVHDRKMAEAALGAREEQLRLAIDAADVGEWDVDVVSQTMYWPRRVKAMFGISPDRPVVLADFYEGVHPEDREHTFASFEAAANPQLRLQYAAEYRTVGKEDGRIRWVAAKGRGLFNDAGECVRVIGTAIDITERKANDEALRESEDRLRQADRRKDEFLAMLAHELRNPLAPISAAAELLQTGRLDEERVQRTSRIIGRQVRHMTGLVDDLLDVSRVTRGLVELEKLPVDVNHVIADAVEQVTPAIRARRHQLELRLTPHATLVQGDSKRLVQVLANLLNNAAKYTHEGGNIRVRTDVRDAHVLIEVSDDGIGMAPELVARAFDLFAQAERSPDRSSGGLGLGLALVRSLVELHHGTARCESAGLGQGSTFTICLPRLPAGEDSDAAHASAGGDSATQAGGLRILVVDDNADAAALLAMLLEASGHQVTVEHDARLALARAKKEAFQVCLLDIGLPEMDGNELARRLRTCPGTAASVMVAVTGYGQEKDREQTAAAGFDHHLVKPIDTGVLASILATVPPA, from the coding sequence ATGCCCATGGAACCGACCTTCGATCCGGCATCCCGCTACCCGCTGGATTTCAGCGCATTGTTCGACGCTGCGCCATCGCCCTACCTGGTGCTGTCGCACGACCTGCATATCGTTTCGGTCAATCAGGCGTACCTGAACGCGACCAGTACGCGGCGCGAGGATATCGTCGGCCGCGGCATGTTCGAGGTGTTTCCGGATAACCCCGACGATGCATCTGCAAGCGGCGTGGCCAATCTGCATGCCTCGCTGCAGCGCGCCTTGTCCACCGGGCGCCCCGACACGATGGCGATCCAGAAATACGACATACGGATTCCAACTGCGGATGGGATCCGTTTCGAGGAGCGCTTCTGGAGTCCGGTGAATACGCCGGTACTGAATGCCGAAGGCACCGTCACGCACATCATCCATCGCGTGGAAGACGTGACCGAGTTTGTCAGGACGAAGGACCATACGGCCCGGATGGCGTCGACCATCGACGACCAGGCGATCGAGATCGAAATTGCAAACAGGCGGCTGCGCGAAGCGAACGAGACGCTCGAGCAACGGGTGGCCGCGCGCACCGAAGCACAACGGCAGACGGAAGAAAAACTGCGTGCCAGCGAACTTCGCTTCCGCCTGATGGCCGACTCGATTCCGCAAATCGTCTGGATCATCGACGACAGCGGCCGCGGCGTGTACTTCAACAAGCAGTGGTCCGCGTATACCGGTGTCGACCTGGACCCGACCTCGCCCTACGAAGTCTCGGAAAAATTCGTGCATCCCGACGATCACGCAGCCACGATGCAGGCATGGGAAGCTGCCCGCAAGAGTGGGGGGCATTTCAGCGTCGAGCACCGGATCCGGTCCGCCGCCGGCTGCTATCGCTGGTTCCTCGTGCGCGCGGAGTCCTGGCGCGACCCTCAGTCGGGGCAGATCCTGATGTGGTTCGGCACCTCCACCGACGTCCATGACCGGAAGATGGCCGAGGCTGCGCTCGGCGCGCGCGAAGAACAGCTGCGGCTTGCCATCGATGCCGCCGACGTCGGCGAATGGGATGTCGATGTGGTGAGCCAGACCATGTACTGGCCGCGGCGGGTAAAAGCCATGTTCGGCATATCGCCCGACCGTCCTGTCGTGCTGGCGGATTTTTATGAGGGCGTGCATCCCGAGGACCGGGAACACACCTTTGCCTCGTTCGAGGCGGCCGCCAATCCGCAGCTGCGCCTCCAGTACGCCGCCGAATACCGGACGGTCGGCAAGGAAGACGGGCGCATACGCTGGGTCGCCGCCAAAGGCCGGGGTCTGTTCAACGACGCGGGAGAATGCGTACGCGTCATCGGCACGGCCATCGATATTACCGAACGCAAGGCGAACGACGAGGCCTTGCGCGAAAGCGAAGACCGCCTGCGCCAGGCCGACCGCCGGAAGGACGAGTTCCTCGCCATGCTGGCCCATGAATTGCGCAATCCCCTTGCGCCCATCAGCGCGGCCGCCGAACTGCTGCAAACGGGCCGGCTGGACGAGGAACGCGTGCAGCGCACCAGCCGGATCATCGGCCGCCAGGTCAGGCACATGACGGGTCTGGTGGACGACCTGCTGGACGTATCGCGCGTGACCCGTGGCCTGGTGGAGCTCGAGAAGCTGCCGGTGGACGTCAACCACGTCATTGCCGACGCCGTGGAGCAGGTCACGCCGGCGATCCGGGCACGCCGCCATCAGCTGGAACTGCGCCTGACGCCGCACGCGACACTGGTGCAGGGAGACAGCAAACGGCTGGTGCAGGTGCTGGCCAACCTCCTCAACAACGCCGCCAAGTACACGCATGAAGGCGGCAACATCCGGGTGCGCACCGATGTGCGCGATGCGCATGTCCTCATCGAAGTATCGGATGACGGCATCGGCATGGCGCCGGAACTGGTGGCGCGCGCCTTCGACCTGTTCGCGCAGGCCGAGCGCTCGCCGGATCGCTCCTCGGGCGGGCTGGGCCTTGGGCTGGCGCTGGTGCGCAGCCTGGTCGAGCTGCATCACGGCACGGCGCGCTGCGAAAGCGCAGGGCTCGGCCAGGGCAGCACTTTTACCATCTGCCTGCCGCGCCTGCCGGCAGGGGAGGACAGTGACGCGGCCCATGCATCCGCCGGCGGCGATTCAGCCACGCAGGCGGGCGGCCTGCGCATCCTGGTCGTGGACGACAACGCGGATGCCGCGGCGCTGCTGGCCATGCTGCTGGAAGCATCGGGGCACCAGGTAACGGTGGAACACGATGCGCGCCTGGCGCTGGCACGGGCGAAGAAGGAAGCGTTCCAGGTCTGCCTGCTCGATATCGGCTTGCCTGAAATGGATGGCAACGAGCTGGCGCGGCGCTTGCGCACCTGCCCGGGAACCGCCGCATCGGTCATGGTCGCGGTGACCGGTTATGGACAGGAAAAGGATCGCGAACAGACGGCGGCGGCCGGGTTCGACCATCACCTCGTCAAGCCGATCGATACAGGCGTGCTCGCTTCGATACTGGCGACGGTGCCGCCTGCCTGA
- the ahpC gene encoding alkyl hydroperoxide reductase subunit C, protein MSLINTEIKPFKATAYHAGKFIDLTEEQFKGTWSVLMFYPADFTFVCPTELEDLADFQPEFEKLGVKVYGVSTDSHFAHKAWHDTSDAIKKVNYPLIGDPTGALARNFQVMIEEEGMALRGTFVINPEGQIKIMEVHDNGIGRDASELMRKVKAAQYVASHPGEVCPAKWTEGAETLTPSLDLVGKI, encoded by the coding sequence ATGTCCCTTATCAATACCGAGATCAAGCCATTCAAAGCAACCGCTTACCACGCAGGCAAGTTCATCGACCTGACCGAAGAGCAGTTCAAAGGCACCTGGTCCGTCCTGATGTTCTACCCGGCCGACTTCACCTTCGTCTGCCCGACCGAACTGGAAGACCTGGCTGATTTCCAGCCTGAATTCGAAAAACTGGGCGTCAAGGTCTACGGCGTGTCGACCGACAGCCACTTCGCCCACAAGGCATGGCACGACACCTCGGACGCGATCAAGAAGGTCAACTACCCGCTGATCGGCGACCCGACCGGCGCCCTGGCACGCAACTTCCAGGTCATGATCGAAGAAGAAGGCATGGCGCTGCGCGGCACCTTCGTCATCAATCCAGAAGGCCAGATCAAGATCATGGAAGTGCACGACAACGGCATCGGCCGCGACGCGTCGGAACTGATGCGCAAAGTCAAGGCTGCCCAGTACGTCGCTTCGCACCCAGGCGAAGTCTGCCCGGCCAAGTGGACCGAAGGCGCTGAAACCCTGACCCCGTCCCTCGACCTGGTCGGCAAGATCTAA
- a CDS encoding RecQ family ATP-dependent DNA helicase codes for MTRHDPQLLHNGLLAVRRHSIKKLLRSVFGIERLRDGQQRVIDSVLDGKDTLAIMPTGGGKSLCYQIPAHLLTGLTVVVSPLISLMKDQLGKLEELGVRACQVNSSLNAEEEHAALDAIAKGQCEIVFCTPERLASPEFLEVLKQTTVALVAIDEAHCISQWGHDFRPAYIEMAAAIAALGHPTVLALTATATDEVMEDIGRQLNRPRMKVINTGIYRPNLHYSVVQVTNPDQKFAEARRLVAETEGVGIVYAATVKAAEEMHRILEEAGESVTIYHGKLPNAERKANQDLFMNDERRIMVATNAFGMGIDKSDTRFVIHLQIPANLESYYQESGRAGRDGKDAQCTLLFLQDDKRLQQFFLVKHYPDAAEIRSVYDAACELAEDGPVTTERIEEKLGDLNEAKIKVCLKLLKDGKFVRQNRKLEFVITANEPKAVNFEQLAEVYVQKQDHDRESLEKMVGYAVSGFCRWKLMLDYFGDEVEGFEKCCRCDNCKNPPALALEDIEIRDDEFDHTPEPEPAGPHFEAGMRVKVPKYGEGVVVSVAGDQIGIDFPDGEHKSFMADFVEPV; via the coding sequence ATGACCCGACACGACCCCCAACTCCTGCATAACGGCCTGCTCGCAGTGCGCCGCCATTCCATCAAAAAACTGCTCCGTTCCGTGTTCGGCATCGAACGCCTGCGCGACGGCCAGCAACGCGTCATCGACAGCGTCCTCGACGGCAAGGACACGCTGGCGATCATGCCTACCGGCGGCGGCAAGTCGCTGTGCTACCAGATCCCGGCCCACCTGTTAACAGGATTGACAGTGGTCGTCTCGCCCCTGATCTCGCTGATGAAGGACCAGCTGGGTAAGCTCGAGGAGCTGGGCGTGCGTGCCTGCCAGGTCAACAGCAGCCTGAACGCCGAGGAAGAACATGCGGCGCTCGACGCGATTGCGAAGGGCCAGTGCGAGATCGTCTTCTGTACCCCGGAGCGCCTGGCCTCGCCGGAATTCCTGGAAGTGCTGAAACAAACGACGGTGGCGCTGGTCGCGATCGACGAAGCCCATTGCATTTCCCAATGGGGGCACGATTTCCGCCCGGCCTATATCGAGATGGCGGCCGCAATTGCCGCGCTCGGACATCCGACCGTGCTGGCGCTCACCGCCACCGCCACCGACGAGGTGATGGAAGACATCGGCCGTCAGCTGAACCGGCCGCGCATGAAGGTCATCAATACCGGTATCTACCGGCCCAACCTGCACTACAGCGTGGTGCAGGTGACCAATCCCGACCAGAAGTTTGCCGAGGCGCGGCGCCTGGTGGCGGAAACCGAAGGCGTCGGCATCGTCTACGCGGCGACCGTCAAGGCGGCCGAGGAAATGCACCGCATCCTGGAAGAAGCCGGCGAATCGGTGACGATCTACCACGGCAAGCTGCCCAACGCCGAGCGCAAAGCCAACCAGGACCTGTTCATGAACGACGAGCGGCGCATCATGGTCGCGACCAATGCCTTCGGCATGGGCATCGACAAGAGCGACACGCGTTTCGTGATCCACCTGCAGATCCCGGCCAACCTGGAGTCCTATTACCAGGAATCGGGACGGGCCGGGCGCGACGGCAAGGATGCGCAGTGCACGCTGCTCTTCCTGCAGGACGACAAGCGCCTGCAGCAATTCTTCCTGGTCAAGCATTACCCGGACGCCGCTGAGATCCGTTCGGTCTACGATGCCGCCTGCGAACTGGCGGAAGATGGCCCGGTCACGACCGAGCGCATCGAGGAAAAGCTCGGCGACCTGAACGAAGCGAAGATCAAGGTCTGCCTCAAGTTATTGAAAGATGGCAAGTTCGTGCGCCAGAACCGCAAGCTCGAGTTCGTCATCACGGCGAACGAGCCGAAGGCGGTCAATTTCGAACAGCTGGCCGAGGTCTATGTACAGAAACAGGACCACGACCGCGAGTCGCTGGAAAAAATGGTGGGGTATGCGGTCAGCGGCTTCTGCCGCTGGAAGCTGATGCTCGACTATTTCGGCGACGAGGTCGAGGGCTTCGAAAAGTGCTGCCGCTGCGACAACTGCAAGAATCCCCCCGCGCTGGCGCTGGAAGACATCGAGATCCGCGACGACGAGTTCGACCATACCCCCGAGCCGGAACCGGCCGGCCCGCATTTCGAAGCGGGCATGCGCGTCAAAGTGCCGAAGTACGGGGAGGGCGTGGTGGTATCGGTGGCGGGAGACCAGATCGGTATCGACTTCCCGGACGGCGAGCACAAATCGTTTATGGCAGACTTCGTGGAACCGGTTTGA
- a CDS encoding ligase-associated DNA damage response exonuclease, which produces MADMVVVRKEGLYCVPGGFYIDPWRPVERAVITHAHGDHARYGHGKYLTAASGVHVLRSRLGDIQVDGLQYGETVVHNGVTVSLHPAGHVLGSAQVRMEYQGEVWVASGDYKIEPDKTCAPFEPVRCDTFITESTFGLPIYRWEPEQSIFDDINRWWKKNADEGRPSVIFGYSFGKAQRILSGLDPSIGPIVCHGAVEPLNRVYREGGVMLPPTLMVSDVDKAALKQSIIVAPPSASGSPWMKRFGDYSDAFASGWMQLRGARRRRGVDRGFVLSDHADWPGLMSAIAATGAQRIIVTHGSIPVMVKWLCQQGLDAAGFDTEYGDDDDDVGIAPQPATEAEQAVEKQETNDA; this is translated from the coding sequence ATGGCAGATATGGTGGTTGTGCGCAAGGAGGGACTGTATTGCGTCCCTGGCGGGTTCTATATCGACCCCTGGCGGCCGGTCGAGCGCGCCGTGATCACGCACGCACACGGCGACCACGCGCGCTACGGCCATGGCAAGTACCTCACCGCCGCCAGCGGCGTCCACGTGCTGCGCTCGCGCCTGGGCGACATCCAGGTCGACGGGCTTCAATATGGCGAGACCGTGGTCCACAACGGCGTCACGGTCTCGCTGCACCCGGCCGGCCACGTGCTGGGCTCGGCCCAGGTGCGCATGGAATACCAGGGCGAAGTCTGGGTGGCGTCGGGCGACTACAAGATCGAGCCGGACAAAACCTGCGCGCCCTTCGAGCCCGTGCGCTGCGACACCTTCATTACCGAATCGACCTTCGGCCTGCCGATCTACCGCTGGGAACCGGAGCAGTCCATTTTCGACGACATCAACCGCTGGTGGAAAAAGAATGCCGACGAGGGGCGCCCCAGCGTGATCTTCGGCTATTCCTTCGGCAAGGCCCAGCGCATCCTGTCCGGGCTCGATCCGTCCATTGGGCCGATCGTTTGCCATGGCGCGGTCGAGCCGCTCAACCGCGTGTACCGCGAAGGCGGCGTCATGCTGCCGCCGACCCTGATGGTGAGCGATGTCGACAAGGCGGCACTCAAGCAATCCATTATCGTCGCGCCGCCGTCGGCCTCCGGTTCGCCCTGGATGAAGCGCTTCGGCGACTACAGCGATGCCTTTGCCAGCGGCTGGATGCAGCTGCGCGGCGCGCGCCGCCGGCGCGGCGTCGACCGCGGCTTCGTGCTCTCGGATCATGCCGACTGGCCGGGCCTGATGAGCGCCATCGCCGCCACCGGCGCCCAGCGCATCATCGTCACGCACGGCTCGATTCCGGTGATGGTGAAATGGCTCTGCCAGCAGGGCCTGGACGCGGCCGGCTTCGACACCGAATACGGCGACGACGACGACGACGTCGGCATCGCGCCGCAGCCGGCCACGGAGGCGGAGCAGGCGGTGGAGAAGCAGGAGACAAACGATGCGTGA
- a CDS encoding hybrid sensor histidine kinase/response regulator, producing MSLQEPSKLLIVDDLPDNLRALDALIRDEQRLVFHAHSGDEALALLLEHEFALAILDVQMPGMDGFELAELMRGTERTRNIPIVFVSAAGRELNYAFKGYETGAVDFLYKPLDPDAVRGKVNVFVALDQQRRETRRQMDALEKSRREQEVLLQELNATQAELQRSLRMRDDFMSLVAHELRTPLNTLFLETQMRTLHLKRGNLQAFSGEQMGAMIKRDERQIKAMIRLIDDMLDVTRMRNGTLSVRPAQVELMGMLERVVSDLSLQAAASGCAISLAPHPPVTGCWDEFRIEQVVVNLLTNALRYGGGCNVEVRVEVEGKCARIDVIDKGKGISPEDVERIFQPFERGARNGEPKGLGLGLYISRQLATAHGGELGVTSTPGQGSTFSLALPCDVLVPCAAVSA from the coding sequence ATGAGCCTACAAGAACCAAGCAAATTACTCATCGTCGACGACCTTCCCGACAACCTGCGCGCCCTCGACGCCCTGATCCGCGACGAGCAGCGGCTCGTGTTCCATGCCCATTCCGGCGACGAAGCGCTCGCGCTCCTGCTCGAACACGAGTTCGCCCTCGCCATCCTCGACGTCCAGATGCCGGGCATGGACGGCTTCGAATTGGCCGAGCTGATGCGCGGCACCGAGCGCACCCGCAACATCCCGATCGTCTTCGTCTCGGCCGCCGGGCGCGAACTGAACTACGCCTTCAAGGGTTACGAGACCGGCGCGGTCGACTTTCTCTACAAGCCGCTCGACCCGGACGCGGTGCGCGGCAAGGTCAACGTGTTCGTCGCGCTCGACCAGCAGCGGCGCGAGACGCGGCGCCAGATGGATGCGCTGGAAAAGAGCCGGCGCGAGCAGGAAGTCCTGCTGCAGGAGCTGAATGCGACCCAGGCCGAGCTGCAGCGCTCGCTGCGCATGCGCGACGATTTCATGTCCCTCGTCGCCCACGAGCTGCGCACGCCCCTGAACACGCTGTTTTTAGAGACCCAGATGCGCACGCTGCACCTCAAACGCGGCAATCTGCAGGCCTTTTCCGGCGAACAGATGGGCGCCATGATCAAGCGCGACGAGCGCCAGATCAAGGCCATGATCCGCCTGATCGACGACATGCTCGACGTTACCCGCATGCGCAACGGCACGCTGTCGGTGCGCCCAGCCCAGGTTGAACTGATGGGCATGCTCGAGCGCGTGGTGAGCGACCTGTCGCTGCAGGCCGCCGCCAGCGGCTGCGCGATCAGCCTCGCGCCGCACCCGCCGGTCACCGGTTGCTGGGACGAGTTCCGCATCGAGCAGGTGGTGGTGAACCTGTTGACGAATGCGCTGCGCTACGGCGGCGGCTGCAATGTCGAGGTGCGGGTCGAAGTCGAGGGCAAGTGCGCCCGCATCGACGTCATCGACAAGGGGAAAGGAATTTCGCCGGAAGACGTCGAGCGCATCTTCCAGCCCTTCGAACGCGGTGCCCGCAACGGCGAGCCCAAAGGCCTGGGCCTGGGCCTGTACATTTCGCGCCAGCTGGCGACGGCGCACGGGGGCGAACTGGGCGTGACCAGTACGCCGGGGCAGGGCTCGACCTTCAGCCTGGCGCTGCCTTGCGACGTGCTGGTTCCGTGCGCGGCGGTGTCCGCCTGA
- a CDS encoding ATP-dependent DNA ligase, which translates to MREFAALFAELDETTATNRKLEALQQYFSTAAPENAAWAVYFLAGGKPKQAVPTKLLRQFAIEYAVLDEWLFEESYQAVGDLAETIAHILPPPEKRSDVGLAEWMTERIGPLRGADPAVIREALFSYWNELNTPERFLFCKLIGGGFRVGVSKLLVTRALAAIAAVDSKLIAQRLMGWTDGSVRPTAAKFLQLIAAQSDEEHKLRGGQPYPFFLAHQLQGDPAALGELTDWQVEWKYDGIRAQLVRRGALNYLWSRGEDLISERFPELCSLRLPEGTVVDGEVLVWDHANDVPAPFAELQRRIGRKTLSAKLLAELPAVLVCYDLLELDGVDLRALPQHERRALLETQVAACDQPQLKISPLIHAASWEALATLRTESRNRGVEGMMVKAKSAQYGVGRTKDVGTWWKWKVDPYSIDAVLIYAQAGHGRRASLYTDYTFAVWDDDEGHGERRLVPFAKAYSGLTDAEIAQVDNAIRKTTIEKFGPVRSVKPTMVFEIGFEGIALSSRHKAGIAVRFPRILRRRDDKTVEDADTLDTLKGLLAAAGA; encoded by the coding sequence ATGCGTGAATTCGCCGCACTGTTCGCCGAACTCGACGAGACCACCGCCACCAACCGCAAGCTCGAAGCCCTGCAGCAGTATTTCTCGACCGCCGCGCCGGAGAACGCCGCCTGGGCCGTGTACTTCCTGGCCGGCGGCAAGCCGAAACAGGCCGTGCCGACCAAGCTGCTGCGCCAGTTCGCGATCGAATATGCGGTGCTCGACGAGTGGCTGTTCGAGGAGTCGTACCAGGCCGTCGGCGACCTGGCCGAAACCATCGCCCACATCCTGCCGCCGCCGGAAAAACGCAGCGACGTGGGACTCGCGGAATGGATGACGGAACGCATCGGACCCCTGCGCGGCGCCGATCCCGCCGTCATCCGCGAAGCCCTGTTCAGCTACTGGAACGAGCTGAACACCCCCGAGCGCTTCCTGTTCTGCAAACTGATCGGCGGCGGCTTCCGGGTCGGCGTCTCGAAACTGCTGGTCACGCGGGCGCTGGCCGCGATCGCAGCCGTCGACAGCAAACTGATCGCCCAGCGCCTGATGGGCTGGACCGACGGCAGCGTGCGCCCGACGGCCGCCAAGTTCCTGCAACTGATCGCGGCGCAATCGGATGAGGAACACAAGCTGCGCGGAGGCCAACCTTACCCCTTCTTCCTCGCGCATCAGTTGCAGGGTGACCCGGCCGCGCTCGGCGAGCTGACCGATTGGCAGGTCGAGTGGAAATACGACGGCATCCGCGCCCAGCTGGTGCGGCGCGGCGCGCTCAATTACCTGTGGTCGCGCGGCGAAGACCTGATCAGCGAACGCTTCCCGGAACTGTGCAGCCTGCGCCTGCCCGAAGGGACGGTGGTCGATGGCGAGGTGCTGGTCTGGGATCATGCGAACGATGTGCCGGCGCCGTTCGCGGAACTGCAGCGCCGCATCGGGCGTAAAACCTTGTCCGCCAAGCTGCTGGCCGAGCTGCCGGCGGTGCTGGTCTGCTACGATTTATTGGAACTCGACGGCGTCGACCTGCGCGCGCTGCCCCAGCACGAGCGGCGGGCGCTGCTGGAAACGCAGGTGGCCGCCTGCGACCAGCCGCAGCTGAAGATTTCGCCGCTGATTCACGCCGCGAGCTGGGAAGCGCTGGCGACCCTGCGCACGGAGTCGCGCAACCGCGGCGTCGAGGGCATGATGGTCAAGGCGAAAAGCGCCCAGTACGGCGTGGGACGCACGAAGGATGTCGGCACCTGGTGGAAGTGGAAGGTCGACCCGTATTCGATCGACGCGGTGCTGATCTATGCCCAGGCTGGGCATGGGCGGCGCGCTTCGCTGTATACCGACTATACCTTCGCCGTCTGGGACGACGACGAAGGGCATGGCGAGCGCCGCCTGGTGCCCTTTGCGAAAGCCTATTCCGGCCTGACGGACGCCGAGATCGCCCAGGTCGACAATGCGATCCGCAAGACGACCATCGAGAAATTCGGCCCGGTGCGTTCGGTGAAGCCGACCATGGTGTTTGAGATCGGCTTCGAGGGCATTGCGCTGTCCTCGCGCCACAAGGCAGGCATTGCGGTGCGCTTCCCGCGCATCCTGCGCCGGCGCGACGACAAGACCGTCGAGGATGCCGATACGCTCGATACGCTCAAAGGCCTGCTGGCCGCGGCGGGCGCCTGA
- a CDS encoding response regulator, producing MTQAEQIQQVNFYYCGKASMQASEKKILVVDDNADAADMTAQILQMYGLQVQVAYGGPEGLALARANRPDLIFLDIGMPLMDGYQVAQAVRADATLSKVMLVALTAWGDEASRNKARAAGFDMHLTKPANIVELLDIAGGKC from the coding sequence TTGACGCAAGCTGAACAGATTCAGCAAGTGAATTTTTATTACTGCGGCAAGGCGAGCATGCAAGCGAGCGAAAAAAAGATTCTTGTCGTCGATGACAACGCGGATGCCGCCGATATGACTGCACAGATTTTGCAGATGTATGGCTTGCAGGTGCAGGTCGCCTACGGCGGCCCGGAAGGCCTGGCCCTTGCGCGCGCCAACCGTCCGGACCTGATTTTCCTCGACATCGGCATGCCGCTGATGGATGGTTACCAGGTAGCGCAGGCAGTCCGTGCCGATGCTACGCTGAGCAAGGTCATGCTGGTCGCGCTGACGGCATGGGGCGATGAAGCGTCGCGCAACAAGGCGCGTGCCGCCGGCTTCGACATGCATCTCACCAAGCCTGCAAACATCGTCGAACTGCTCGACATAGCGGGCGGCAAGTGTTGA
- the ahpF gene encoding alkyl hydroperoxide reductase subunit F: MLEATLKKQLQAYLEKVVQPIEIVASLDASPKAREMEELLKEITSLSAKISYREDGNATRKPSFAINRVGTDIGIEFAAIPLGHEFTSLVLALLQVGGHPIKFDEAVIEQIKNLDGDYVFEAFISLSCHNCPEVVQSLNSMSIINPRIKVTTIDGGLFKDEVESRQILAVPMMFLNGEHFGQGRMSAEEILAKLDTGAGKRKAAELSKKEAFDVLIVGGGPAGAAAAIYAARKGIRTGVVADRFGGQVLDTLAIENFVSVKETEGPKFAVSLEEHVKHYDVDIMNLQRASKLEKSGQLFEVTTEDGAVLKSKSVILSTGARWREINVPGEKEYKNHGVAYCPHCDGPLFKGKRVSVIGGGNSGVEAAIDLAGIVEHVTLIEFGNELRADAVLQRKLYSLKNVDVIKGAQTTEVLGDGKKVTGLVYKDRASGELHTVELAGVFVQIGLIPNAEWLKGTLELTPHGEIEVDARGETSIPGVFAAGDVTTVPFKQIVIAVGEGAKASLAAFDYLMRLPTEETDAVDMEAKAA, translated from the coding sequence ATGCTCGAAGCAACCCTCAAGAAGCAGTTACAAGCCTATTTGGAAAAAGTGGTGCAGCCGATTGAGATCGTTGCATCGCTGGACGCGTCGCCGAAAGCGCGCGAAATGGAAGAACTGCTCAAGGAAATCACTTCCCTGAGCGCCAAGATTTCTTACCGCGAAGACGGCAATGCGACGCGCAAGCCATCTTTCGCCATCAACCGTGTCGGCACCGACATCGGCATCGAATTCGCCGCGATCCCGCTGGGCCATGAGTTCACCTCGCTGGTGCTGGCCCTGCTGCAAGTGGGCGGCCACCCGATCAAGTTCGACGAGGCCGTGATCGAACAGATTAAAAATCTCGACGGCGACTATGTCTTCGAAGCCTTTATTTCGCTGTCCTGCCATAACTGCCCGGAAGTGGTGCAGTCGCTGAACTCGATGTCGATCATTAATCCGCGCATCAAGGTCACGACCATCGACGGCGGCCTCTTCAAGGATGAAGTCGAGTCGCGCCAGATCCTGGCCGTGCCGATGATGTTCCTGAACGGCGAGCATTTCGGCCAGGGCCGCATGAGCGCCGAGGAAATCCTCGCCAAGCTCGACACCGGCGCCGGCAAGCGCAAAGCCGCTGAACTGAGCAAGAAAGAAGCGTTCGACGTGCTGATCGTCGGCGGCGGTCCTGCCGGCGCGGCCGCGGCGATCTACGCCGCCCGCAAAGGCATCCGTACCGGCGTCGTTGCCGACCGCTTCGGCGGCCAGGTACTCGATACCCTGGCGATCGAGAACTTTGTCTCGGTCAAGGAAACCGAGGGTCCGAAGTTTGCCGTCTCGCTCGAAGAACACGTCAAGCACTACGACGTCGACATCATGAATTTGCAGCGTGCTTCGAAGCTCGAAAAGAGCGGCCAGCTGTTCGAAGTGACGACCGAAGACGGGGCGGTGCTGAAATCGAAATCGGTCATTCTCTCGACCGGTGCCCGCTGGCGCGAAATCAACGTGCCGGGCGAAAAAGAGTACAAGAACCACGGCGTGGCCTACTGCCCGCACTGCGACGGTCCGCTGTTCAAGGGCAAGCGCGTGTCGGTGATCGGCGGCGGTAACTCGGGCGTCGAAGCGGCGATCGACCTGGCCGGTATCGTCGAGCACGTGACGCTGATCGAATTCGGCAACGAACTGCGCGCCGATGCGGTCCTGCAGCGCAAACTGTACAGCCTGAAGAACGTGGATGTGATCAAGGGTGCGCAGACGACCGAAGTCCTGGGCGACGGCAAGAAAGTCACTGGCCTGGTCTACAAGGACCGCGCCAGCGGCGAGCTCCATACCGTGGAACTGGCGGGTGTGTTCGTGCAGATCGGTCTGATTCCGAATGCCGAATGGCTGAAAGGGACGCTCGAGCTGACGCCGCATGGGGAGATCGAAGTGGACGCACGCGGTGAAACCTCGATCCCGGGCGTGTTCGCGGCCGGCGACGTGACCACGGTGCCGTTCAAGCAGATCGTGATCGCGGTGGGCGAGGGCGCCAAGGCCTCGCTGGCAGCCTTCGATTACCTGATGCGCTTGCCGACGGAAGAGACGGACGCGGTGGATATGGAAGCCAAGGCCGCCTGA